A single Malaclemys terrapin pileata isolate rMalTer1 chromosome 3, rMalTer1.hap1, whole genome shotgun sequence DNA region contains:
- the CCDC85A gene encoding coiled-coil domain-containing protein 85A isoform X6, producing MSKAADSGGAVPAEDLSKVSDEELLKWSKEELIRSLRRAEAEKMSAMLDHSNLIREVNRRLQLHLGEIRGLKDINQKLQEDNQELRDLCCFLDDDRQKGKKVSREWQRLGRYSAGVMHKEVALYLQKLKELEVRQEEVVKENMELKELCVLLDEEKSGGAGSRSSIDSQISLCQLNATSTYIRDVGDGSSTSSTGSTDSPDHHKHHPNTSPEHLQKSRGEGSPEHQKHRSVSPEHLQKPKSSGSPDHQKHLKGPSPEHHKNVGKGSPEQQKHTSSSPETLPKHILSSSPEHFQKHRPSSSPEHQKHSSGSPEHLQKHTLSGSTEHLQKVRGTSPEHLKQHYGGSPEHLKHLSGGSREGTLRRQVADDMLPHHRSVYNGMNGCMAEAWRCCRFMSWN from the exons ATGTCTAAGGCGGCGGACAGCGGCGGGGCGGTCCCAGCCGAGGACCTGTCCAAGGTGTCCGACGAGGAGCTGCTGAAGTGGAGCAAGGAGGAGCTGATCCGCAGCCTGCGCAGGGCCGAGGCGGAGAAGATGAGCGCGATGCTGGACCACAGCAACCTCATCCGGGAGGTGAACCGCCGCCTGCAGCTCCACCTCGGCGAGATTCGCGGCCTCAAG gaTATCAATCAGAAGTTGCAAGAAGATAACCAAGAACTGAGAGACCTTTGCTGTTTTCTGGATGATGATAGGCAGAAAGGCAAGAAGGTATCACGAGAGTGGCAGAGATTGGGCAGGTACAGTGCTGGGGTTATGCACAAAGAGGTTGCCTTATATTTACAGAAACTGAAAGAATTGGAAGTGAGACAAGAAGAAGTGGTTAAAGAAAACATGGAACTGAAAGAACTATGTGTTTTGCTGGATGAAGAGAAAAGTGGTGGAGCAGGCAGCAGGAGTTCCATTGACAGCCAAATCAGCCTCTGCCAGCTAAATGCAACAAGTACTTACATACGAGATGTTGGTGATGGGAGCAGCACCTCTAGCACTGGAAGTACGGACAGTCCAGACCATCATAAACACCATCCAAATACTAGTCCTGAACATCTCCAAAAAAGTAGGGGTGAGGGAAGCCCGGAGCATCAAAAACATAGGAGTGTTAGCCCAGAGCATCTCCAAAAACCTAAGAGTTCTGGAAGTCCCGACCACCAGAAGCATCTAAAAGGACCAAGTCCAGAAcatcataaaaatgttggcaaagGTAGTCCTGAACAGCAAAAGCACACCAGTAGTAGTCCAGAAACTCTTCCAAAGCACATTTTAAGTAGTAGccctgaacattttcaaaaacatagACCTAGTAGTAGCCCAGAGCATCAAAAGCACAGCAGTGGCAGCCCCGAGCATCTTCAAAAACACACATTGAGTGGAAGCACAGAACATCTCCAGAAAGTGAGGGGGACAAGCCCTGAGCATCTCAAACAACATTATGGGGGGAGTCCGGAGCATCTCAAACATCTCAGTGGAGGCAGCAGAGAAGGTACCCTAAGAAGACAAGTAGCAGATGATATGTTACCTCATCACAGGAGTGTATACAATGGAATGAATG
- the CCDC85A gene encoding coiled-coil domain-containing protein 85A isoform X7, with protein sequence MSKAADSGGAVPAEDLSKVSDEELLKWSKEELIRSLRRAEAEKMSAMLDHSNLIREVNRRLQLHLGEIRGLKDINQKLQEDNQELRDLCCFLDDDRQKGKKVSREWQRLGRYSAGVMHKEVALYLQKLKELEVRQEEVVKENMELKELCVLLDEEKSGGAGSRSSIDSQISLCQLNATSTYIRDVGDGSSTSSTGSTDSPDHHKHHPNTSPEHLQKSRGEGSPEHQKHRSVSPEHLQKPKSSGSPDHQKHLKGPSPEHHKNVGKGSPEQQKHTSSSPETLPKHILSSSPEHFQKHRPSSSPEHQKHSSGSPEHLQKHTLSGSTEHLQKVRGTSPEHLKQHYGGSPEHLKHLSGGSREGTLRRQVADDMLPHHRSVYNGMNDLEPPRPKALQS encoded by the exons ATGTCTAAGGCGGCGGACAGCGGCGGGGCGGTCCCAGCCGAGGACCTGTCCAAGGTGTCCGACGAGGAGCTGCTGAAGTGGAGCAAGGAGGAGCTGATCCGCAGCCTGCGCAGGGCCGAGGCGGAGAAGATGAGCGCGATGCTGGACCACAGCAACCTCATCCGGGAGGTGAACCGCCGCCTGCAGCTCCACCTCGGCGAGATTCGCGGCCTCAAG gaTATCAATCAGAAGTTGCAAGAAGATAACCAAGAACTGAGAGACCTTTGCTGTTTTCTGGATGATGATAGGCAGAAAGGCAAGAAGGTATCACGAGAGTGGCAGAGATTGGGCAGGTACAGTGCTGGGGTTATGCACAAAGAGGTTGCCTTATATTTACAGAAACTGAAAGAATTGGAAGTGAGACAAGAAGAAGTGGTTAAAGAAAACATGGAACTGAAAGAACTATGTGTTTTGCTGGATGAAGAGAAAAGTGGTGGAGCAGGCAGCAGGAGTTCCATTGACAGCCAAATCAGCCTCTGCCAGCTAAATGCAACAAGTACTTACATACGAGATGTTGGTGATGGGAGCAGCACCTCTAGCACTGGAAGTACGGACAGTCCAGACCATCATAAACACCATCCAAATACTAGTCCTGAACATCTCCAAAAAAGTAGGGGTGAGGGAAGCCCGGAGCATCAAAAACATAGGAGTGTTAGCCCAGAGCATCTCCAAAAACCTAAGAGTTCTGGAAGTCCCGACCACCAGAAGCATCTAAAAGGACCAAGTCCAGAAcatcataaaaatgttggcaaagGTAGTCCTGAACAGCAAAAGCACACCAGTAGTAGTCCAGAAACTCTTCCAAAGCACATTTTAAGTAGTAGccctgaacattttcaaaaacatagACCTAGTAGTAGCCCAGAGCATCAAAAGCACAGCAGTGGCAGCCCCGAGCATCTTCAAAAACACACATTGAGTGGAAGCACAGAACATCTCCAGAAAGTGAGGGGGACAAGCCCTGAGCATCTCAAACAACATTATGGGGGGAGTCCGGAGCATCTCAAACATCTCAGTGGAGGCAGCAGAGAAGGTACCCTAAGAAGACAAGTAGCAGATGATATGTTACCTCATCACAGGAGTGTATACAATGGAATGAATG